A region of the Paracoccaceae bacterium genome:
TGCCAGGTCGTCGACGATCAGCTGATACTTCGATCCGCCGGGAAAGGTGGTCAGGCGGCCGGTCGCCACCACCTCGAGCCCCTCCTCGGGCCGCACCTGCAATCGCGCCGCCTGGCCCTTCCAGCACACCGCATCAAGGCTCGACCGGTCGTCCTTGAGGTTGAAATACAGGTGCCCCGAGCCCGGCCGCGACACGCGCCCCACCTCGCCCCGCACCCGGACCAGACCGAATTCGCCCTCGATCACCCGCTTTACCGCCCCCGAAAGTTCGGACACGGTGAATTCCGGGCGGTTGCCGCCCGGGCCGGGTTCATCCTCGATCAGGTCCATCGTCAGGCCATCCCCAGCGCAATCACCCGCCCGTCGGAACGGCGCAGACCGGAATCCGGCCCGCGCCCGGGGGGTCGCGCGGCACCGGCAAGCCCGGCACCGCGCCCGCCATCATCGACATTTCCCGCGGCGGCGCAACGCCATGCAGCGTCGGCCCCTCTCGCCCGGCACGGCAGTGGCGCCCATCCTCGGCAGCCCCGTTGCATCGCGCGCATGTCCGCGTGGCGAACCGGGCGCATCCGCTTGCCCTCGTCCGGCGCTGACCCTATGGGCTAGTCCAGTTTCGGCCAGCGGGGGCGCGCATGAACATCCTCATTCTCGGTGGTGGCGGGCGCGAGCATGCGCTGGCCTGGGCGGTCAAGCAGAACCCGAAATGCGACCGGCTGATCGTGGCCCCGGGCAACGCGGGCATCGCCGAGATTGCCGAATGCGCGGCGCTCGACATCCTCGACGCGCGCGCCGTGGTCGAGTTCGCGGCGGCCGAGGCGATTGACCTGGTGATCGTGGGCCCCGAGGCGCCGCTGGCCGCAGGCGTGGCAGACGCCACCCGCGCGGCGGGCGTCGCCACGTTCGGCCCCTCGGCGATGGCGGCGCAGCTTGAGGCATCGAAAGCCTTCACCAAGGAAATCTGCGATGCCTGCGGCGCGCCCACCGCCGCCTGGGCACGCTTCGCCGATCCGGCGTCGGCGCTGGCGCATCTGGAGCGGACCGGGGCGCCGGTGGTGGTGAAGGCCGACGGTCTTGCCGCGGGCAAGGGTGTCGTGGTCGCGATGACGCCGGAGGCGGCGCGCGCGGCCGTCACCGACATGCTGGGCGGCAGTCTTGGCACGGCGGGCGCCGAGGTGGTGATCGAGGAATTCATGCCGGGCGAGGAGGCAAGCTTCTTCGTCCTCTGCGACGGCGAGACGGCCCTGCCGCTGGGCACCGCGCAGGACCACAAGCGCGCCTTCGACGGCGACGAGGGGCCGAACACCGGCGGCATGGGCGCCTATTCGCCCGCCCCGGTGCTGACCTCTGACCTGCAGGCGCAGGCGATGGACCTGATCATCCGCCCCACCCTGGCCGAGATGGCGCGGCGCGGCATGCCCTATCAGGGCGTTCTCTACGCCGGTCTGATGATCGAGCGGGGCAGGGCGCGGCTGGTCGAATACAACGCCCGCTTCGGCGACCCCGAGGCGCAGGTGCTGATGATGCGGCTGGGTGCGCAGGCGCTTGACCTGATCCTGGCCTGCGCCGAGGGACGGTTGGCCGAGGCGCGGGTGACCTATGCCGACGACCACGCGCTGACGGTGGTGATGGCCGCCCGGGGCTATCCCGGCGCACATGCCAGGGGAACGGTGATCCGGGGCCTGGCGACGCTGCCCGACAACGGTTTCCAGACCGTGTTCCACGCAGGCACCGCCCGCGACACCGAGGGGCATGTGGTGGCTGCCGGCGGCCGGGTGCTGAACGCGACGGGGCGGGGCGCCACGCTGGCCGAGGCCCGCGCGCGGGCCTATGCCCTGGTCGAGGGGATCGACTGGCCTGACGGGTTCTGCCGCAGCGACATCGGCTGGCGCGCGCTCTAGGCGGCGCGCGACGACCGGTCAGCCCGCCTTGACGAGCGACTGGAACAGCCGCGGATCAAGGCTTTCGGCGGCAAAGGTCTCGCCCCGCGTCAGCAGGCTGACGGCGTCATGGGAATGCAGGCTTTCCTGGTGGCTGGCGACCACGCGGAAATCGCCGATCCGCGCGTCGCCTTCCAGCGCCTTGCAGAACGACCGCGCCGCATCCTCGACAAAGATCGGGTTGGCGGCGTTCAGTTCGGCGAAGGCCTGTTCATCCTCGCGCTTGACCATCACCTGCGTCTCGGTCGGCACGCCCGCGCGCGCCAGTTCCACCAGATCCTCGAACCACAGCGTGCGGCCCGGGCGCAGTTCGACCGAGATCCGCGCGACGGACCGTTGCGAATGCGGCGTGGCCAGTTGCCCGCGCGTCATGCGGGCGTGCTCCGACAGTTCCAGCGAGCAGGGGCAGGTCGATGAATAGACAAAGTCGAGGTGCATGATCTTCTTCCGCACGCCCGCCCGTTCGACCAGTTCCAGCGCGATGTCGTAATACTGCCAGCCCACCAGATTCGACCGCAGCGACGTCACCTGCATCGGGAAGGACAGCCGCATCATGATGCGCGCGTCGAAAGACCCGAGGTCGCGCATGTAGTCGTCCAGCGCCGCCTCGATCACACCGAAGCTGAAGCTTCGCGTCGAATGGGCATAGAACGACCGCATGATGCGGCTCATGTTGATGCCCTTCTTCTCGGCCTCCAGGCTGACCGTGCCGGTGACCGAGGTTTCCAGGACGGTCTCGCCGGCGTCGCGGGTCAGATAGCGGACCGGCAGGCGGAAGTTCGAGATCCCGACATGCTGGATCGGTGCCTTCGCGCCCACGATCAGGCTGGACGGGCCGTTCTGCAGGTCAGGCAGGCCCGCCTTGTAGGCATCGTCGGCGCGGAACTCGGCCGGATAGTCACGCCGCAGCGCCGGATAGGCGACCGCCCCCACGAGGCCCAGCGCCGCGCCGTCGACCGCCGCGATCTCGGCATCCGAGGATTTGCCCGCCCACTGCCGGATCAGTGCCAGCGCGGCTTCGACCTCGGCGCGCGACGGCTTGCGGTCGATCTCGGGGGTGTGAACGTTCATGGCAGGGGGTCCTTCCGGTTCGGGCCGTTCCGGCCGTCAATGTCAGCAGGGATACGCGGGCGCGCGCGCTTCGGATCACTTGCGCGGCCCGGGCAGGGGCAAGATAGGGGCGCGGGCGGCCGGGCGAAAGGGCCCATCGGGAAGGGCCCGCGCCATGCGCCCGATCCCCGGCCTTCGCGATCGGCTGCCCGCCGCATATGTGCTGCTGAATTGAGCAAGCCGCCCGAATCCGCGCCGTTGGCTGCCCGTTTGCCCGGTCGTCAGCCGCAGCGTGGCCCCGTCCCTCTGTGCCCCGCCCCGCCACCGTGGAATTCCCGCCCTGTCGCAAGGGGACCGCGATGAAGGAACGGCTGTCGATCATCGTGGTGGAAAAGGACGCCGAGCGCGCGCTGCGCATCGTCGACGGCCTGCGCGAGGCGGGCGAACATGACATACTCGTGATCTCGGAAGGCACGGCGCTGGCCCGCCGCATCGGCGAGCGCGCGCCCGACATCGTGCTGATCGACGCCGGCGACCCCTCGCGCGACATTCTCGAGGAACTGGCGCTGGCCTCGGGCCCGCTTGACCGACCCGTCGCCATGTTCGTCGACCGGTCGGACGCGGCGCTGACCCGCGCGGCGATCGAGGCGGGCGTGTCGGCCTATGTGGTGGACGGGCTGCGCCCCGACCGGATCAAGCCGATCCTCGATGCCGCCATCGCGCGGTTCCACCTGTTCCAGCGGATGCGCGCCGAACTGGCCGCGACCCGCGCCGCGCTGGAAGAGCGCAAGGTCATCGACCGGGCCAAGGCAATCCTGATGAAGGCCCGCGGAATCGACGAAGAGGCGGCCTATGCGCTGTTGCGCAAGACCGCGATGGACCAGAAGCGCCGCGTGGCCGACATCGCGCAGCAACTGGTCATGGCGGCGGGCCTGCTGACATGACACTTGTGCCGCTGCGCCTGGGCTTCGTGCCGCTGACCGACGCCGCACCCTGCATCGTGGCCCATGAACTCGGCTTCGCGGCCGAGGAGGGGCTGTCGCTGGAACTCCTGCGCCTGACCTCCTGGGCGCAGAGCCGGGATCAGCTGGGTGCGGGCACCATCGACGCGGCGCACATGCTGGTCCCCCTGCCGATCGCGCAGCGTCTGGGCCTGGGGCCCGCGCTGCCGGATTTCGACCTGCTGATGGTGCTGTCGCAGATCGGCCAGGCCGTCGCGGTCAGCCGTGCCCTGGCCGAGGCGATGCGCGCAGCGGGCCATCCCTTCGATTTCGCCGATCCCCGCGCGGCAGGGGCCGCGCTGCATGCGGCCTGCGGCGGGCGGCTGCGTGTGGGCGTGCCGTTCCCGTTCTCGACCCAGGCGGAACTTGTGTGGCACTGGCTGACCGCGACGGGGTTCGACCCGGCTGAGGTCACGGTGCGCACCGTCCCCCCGCCGATGATGGCCGGGGCGATGGCCGGCGGCGAGGTGGATGCCTTCTGCGTGGGCGAACCCTGGGCGTCGGTCGCGGTGGAAACCGGGGTCGGTGCGCTGCTGCTGCCGGGGCGGGCGATCTGGGCGGGGGCGCCGGAAAAGGGTCTTGTCATGCGGCGTGACCGGGCCGAGGGCGATCCCGACAGCACCGGGCGCCTGATGCGGGCGATCTGGCGCGCGGGCCGCTGGCTCGACCACCCCGAGAACCGGGGCACCGCGGCCGAAATCCTGTCGCGCCCCGACTACCTCAACCTGCCGTCCGAGATCACCGAGCGCGGCCTGATCGGTCGGCTGGTCGTCAGCCCGGCGGGCGAGATGCGCCAGACCTCTCCCTTCATCAGCTTCCACGACGGTGCCGCGACCTTTCCCTGGAAAAGCCAGGCCGCGCTGTTTGCCGAACGCATCGCATGGCGCCACGGGCTTGACCCCCGCGCCGCCATGACCGCGGCGATGGCCACCTTCCGCACCGATCTCTACCGCCACCACCTGCGCCCCGCCGGTGCCGATCTGCCCGGCGCATCGTCCAAGGTCGAGGGTGCGATGGCCCATCCGCACGCGGTGGCATCCGAGGCCGGACGGATGATTCTGCACCCCGACGCCTTCTTCGACGGCCGCACCTTCGAGCCGCCGTCCGAACCGCGCTGAAAATTGCGGCAGGGCGGGCGCGGGGCGACCCAATTTCGTGCTGCATCCGCGAATATCCGACGCTGCACTTGCAGCACGCCACCGCCGCTGGCAGTGTTTCATCAGAACGGCGCAACGGCGCGTCGGTCATCTCGCCCGCAAAGATGCGGGCTTCCCCACAGGCAATGACGCCACCACGCGCGCGGTCCGCATCGGGCTTCGTCACGGGTGGCTTTTCGTTTTCGCACGCCAGCCCATGGGGCGCACCTCGCAGCGCCCGAAAGGAAGCCAGACCCGATGACCCATACGCACCTGACCCGCCGCGGCCTTCTGACCTCTGCCGCCGGAACGCTGGCCACCGTGGCCGCCGCCCGCGCCCTGCTGCCCGGCGGCGCCTTCGCCGCCACCCCCGCGCCCGAGGTGTCGGGCACCAAGCTTGGCTATATCGCGCTGACCGACAGCGCCCCCCTGATCATTGCGCTGGAAAAGGGGTTCTTCGCGAAACACGGCGTCCCCGACATGGTGGTCGAGAAGCAGGCCAGCTGGGGCGCCACGCGCGACAACATGGCGCTTGGCACCGCGAACGGCGGCATCGACGGCGGCCATATCCTGCGGCCCAAGGTGCATCTCTATGCCACCGGCCGCGTGATGCAGAACAACCAGCCGCTGCCGATGTACACCCTGCTCAGCCTCAACGAGGATTGCCAGGGCCTGTCGGTCGCGCAGTCCTGGGCCGACACCGGCGTGGGCCTCGATTCCGCGCCCCTGCGCGAGGGCTTTGCCGCCAAGCGCGCCGCCGGGCAGGAGGTGCCGGTGGCGATGACCTTCCCCGGCGGCACCCATGACCTGTGGATGCGTTACTGGCTGGCGGCGGGCGGCATCGACCCGACCCGGGACGTCGACCTGATCGTGGTGCCGCCGCCGCAGATGGTGGCCAACATGAAGGTCGGAAACATGGAAGCCTTCTGCGTGGGCGAGCCGTGGAACGAACAGCTGGTCAACCAGGGCATCGGCTTCACCGCCGCGACGACCGGCGAACTCTGGCCGCGCCATCCCGAAAAGGTGCTGGGCATGCGGGCCGACTGGGTCGATGCCCATCCGAACGCCACCCTTGCCATCATGATGGCGGTGATGGAGGCGCAGATCTGGTGCGAAGCGCCCGGGAACAAGCAGGAGATGGCCGAGATCATCGGCCGCCGCCAGTGGTACAACGTCCCGGTCAAGGACATCATCGGCCGCATCCGGGGCGAGTTCAACTATGGCCGGGGCCGTGTCGAGACGCGACCCGACCTTGCGATGAAGTTCTGGGGTGCGGCAGGCGAGACCTCGTATCCGTGGAAGTCGCTCGACACCTGGTTCGTCACCGAGAACAAGCGGTGGGGCTATTTCCCCGGAGATCTGGACACCCGGGCGCTGGTCGACGCGACCAACCGTTCCGACCTCTGGCTT
Encoded here:
- the purD gene encoding phosphoribosylamine--glycine ligase, whose amino-acid sequence is MNILILGGGGREHALAWAVKQNPKCDRLIVAPGNAGIAEIAECAALDILDARAVVEFAAAEAIDLVIVGPEAPLAAGVADATRAAGVATFGPSAMAAQLEASKAFTKEICDACGAPTAAWARFADPASALAHLERTGAPVVVKADGLAAGKGVVVAMTPEAARAAVTDMLGGSLGTAGAEVVIEEFMPGEEASFFVLCDGETALPLGTAQDHKRAFDGDEGPNTGGMGAYSPAPVLTSDLQAQAMDLIIRPTLAEMARRGMPYQGVLYAGLMIERGRARLVEYNARFGDPEAQVLMMRLGAQALDLILACAEGRLAEARVTYADDHALTVVMAARGYPGAHARGTVIRGLATLPDNGFQTVFHAGTARDTEGHVVAAGGRVLNATGRGATLAEARARAYALVEGIDWPDGFCRSDIGWRAL
- a CDS encoding GTP cyclohydrolase I FolE2 codes for the protein MNVHTPEIDRKPSRAEVEAALALIRQWAGKSSDAEIAAVDGAALGLVGAVAYPALRRDYPAEFRADDAYKAGLPDLQNGPSSLIVGAKAPIQHVGISNFRLPVRYLTRDAGETVLETSVTGTVSLEAEKKGINMSRIMRSFYAHSTRSFSFGVIEAALDDYMRDLGSFDARIMMRLSFPMQVTSLRSNLVGWQYYDIALELVERAGVRKKIMHLDFVYSSTCPCSLELSEHARMTRGQLATPHSQRSVARISVELRPGRTLWFEDLVELARAGVPTETQVMVKREDEQAFAELNAANPIFVEDAARSFCKALEGDARIGDFRVVASHQESLHSHDAVSLLTRGETFAAESLDPRLFQSLVKAG
- a CDS encoding ANTAR domain-containing protein — translated: MKERLSIIVVEKDAERALRIVDGLREAGEHDILVISEGTALARRIGERAPDIVLIDAGDPSRDILEELALASGPLDRPVAMFVDRSDAALTRAAIEAGVSAYVVDGLRPDRIKPILDAAIARFHLFQRMRAELAATRAALEERKVIDRAKAILMKARGIDEEAAYALLRKTAMDQKRRVADIAQQLVMAAGLLT
- a CDS encoding ABC transporter substrate-binding protein — its product is MTLVPLRLGFVPLTDAAPCIVAHELGFAAEEGLSLELLRLTSWAQSRDQLGAGTIDAAHMLVPLPIAQRLGLGPALPDFDLLMVLSQIGQAVAVSRALAEAMRAAGHPFDFADPRAAGAALHAACGGRLRVGVPFPFSTQAELVWHWLTATGFDPAEVTVRTVPPPMMAGAMAGGEVDAFCVGEPWASVAVETGVGALLLPGRAIWAGAPEKGLVMRRDRAEGDPDSTGRLMRAIWRAGRWLDHPENRGTAAEILSRPDYLNLPSEITERGLIGRLVVSPAGEMRQTSPFISFHDGAATFPWKSQAALFAERIAWRHGLDPRAAMTAAMATFRTDLYRHHLRPAGADLPGASSKVEGAMAHPHAVASEAGRMILHPDAFFDGRTFEPPSEPR
- a CDS encoding ABC transporter substrate-binding protein; translated protein: MTHTHLTRRGLLTSAAGTLATVAAARALLPGGAFAATPAPEVSGTKLGYIALTDSAPLIIALEKGFFAKHGVPDMVVEKQASWGATRDNMALGTANGGIDGGHILRPKVHLYATGRVMQNNQPLPMYTLLSLNEDCQGLSVAQSWADTGVGLDSAPLREGFAAKRAAGQEVPVAMTFPGGTHDLWMRYWLAAGGIDPTRDVDLIVVPPPQMVANMKVGNMEAFCVGEPWNEQLVNQGIGFTAATTGELWPRHPEKVLGMRADWVDAHPNATLAIMMAVMEAQIWCEAPGNKQEMAEIIGRRQWYNVPVKDIIGRIRGEFNYGRGRVETRPDLAMKFWGAAGETSYPWKSLDTWFVTENKRWGYFPGDLDTRALVDATNRSDLWLAAARGLGLAAGFGDSRGVETFFDGKTFDPANPDGYLDSLSIKAMA